The proteins below are encoded in one region of Ghiorsea bivora:
- a CDS encoding response regulator gives MSGPRILIVEDSAMVRITVKRTLMSVDFGVEEAKDGQEGLDKAIQAETPFDLILTDLNMPNMDGLTMIQKLRETEAYAHTPIVMLTTESGEDKKAIGHNSGISAWLVKPFQPEALIETVGGMLF, from the coding sequence ATGAGTGGTCCACGGATTTTAATTGTTGAAGACTCGGCAATGGTAAGAATTACAGTGAAACGAACACTGATGTCTGTTGATTTTGGTGTGGAAGAAGCCAAAGATGGACAAGAAGGTTTGGATAAAGCAATACAAGCTGAAACACCTTTTGATTTGATTCTAACCGATTTAAACATGCCCAATATGGATGGGTTAACCATGATTCAAAAGTTGAGAGAAACAGAGGCTTATGCACACACACCAATCGTGATGTTAACGACGGAATCTGGCGAAGATAAAAAAGCTATTGGGCACAACTCAGGTATTTCAGCATGGTTGGTTAAACCTTTTCAGCCTGAAGCTTTAATTGAAACAGTCGGTGGCATGCTTTTTTAA
- a CDS encoding ion transporter, which yields MTTPPVTALLNTVVKPTLSMASCKSIQVAEKTIKFEAEDVQQAKAEQVIADVNAVVNEGSRNQVSVETSSVTKNDVESSNLNHRSSSWSSEWMARLSGPHSKREWLLLGERVFSHPRYAVIVMIALGLCVFERYWFVMAPLAIFFTVEWVLRFWLQKESGYRNKMELFFLFFDGLATISMYASLLMPAGLLEQGIYLRIARLFRGMYMLRMLRIFRFLTFDTLVFSLPFSLVMVGLAALAWAVSSIGLYIGMILLIETSYRWYSLYRVLSAGKRRRWEVFFIAPDMFAAIALMGIVPELSSTWVLLRLVRFLIMLNPLGNIWLAVKKVVARPEIRREGSMLAAMFMAFMIIGFIAIWYFYPHIDINDDGDVNAGDYAPFQVLLFVFRLMIDPGAAPTVAFTPWLTGLTVVLVLSGVFFFALVVSLGSNVMKYMLDELANSPLSAREHLLFMGYNEQAMPILHKLGQLAARLRYSFPSVWIFHDKVVDGAAQVGSWLSVREVQTGSRALIEHFKLTGITQFIVFMQKQHEPDTAKVADIHHLARELDTDGLVVTDSRLPLSLSQVYEHSLAMHVVDSSSIRARMLYQMHHCSHMPELGIHMFDVVSGETGLYSMSWQFEIVTSSAGAAIKFENEQLLLEPWLTNCFGLGLNVLAARRHDGIFILFSDLVKHKKDEAFEGIIALGRDRILWSGILEQSFDLGLMPHENQLQTFTWPETWDLSMMFLGWHPGLPAMIEEMAERHHKLTCHVFSTHDETLLTAQMRALRSVEEHVKENISCTLNVSVHAWDGLDTEVLSKQLRGCKVIMFYPESGEEGNEDSMLELWLHEVASMLSARKEQVKWWTPPKLMVLPRMAENIESLVNAGQRYPLLDVRVGSPDAFHDVFMARQLLTQARKMQYPEEAVEDKYAYDFMDNMLGDAVLVEDVEAIHLLEGGKQPSWESVYREALRRGWMLMAYLKHDKDTDAKSLFHALDHVFPLHSGHVGNMQLLAGSPVMEMDAPYQTASFLFCRRGVLNNDENEAEQTLTLNTEETVVATNTPVEAQEEVVREEETCEAAPSDEVIKEENQDIQSVAVVDMAVEGEVMRESIWPKQVDKRLLRVLEKQVQGSVELLATSSEEGLVKLMDILEMGVAPEVEAKLMEALTDLQNIDRVNQRLNNVKSCLSEWADAQPEATEKAAWEEEVAKRYVMEEERIVLRGEL from the coding sequence TTGACAACACCACCAGTTACGGCACTGTTAAATACAGTGGTGAAACCTACGTTATCGATGGCAAGTTGTAAGAGTATTCAGGTGGCTGAGAAAACAATAAAATTTGAAGCTGAAGATGTTCAACAAGCCAAAGCTGAGCAGGTTATAGCTGATGTGAATGCAGTAGTGAATGAAGGTTCACGAAATCAAGTTAGTGTTGAAACATCGTCTGTTACAAAAAATGATGTTGAAAGTTCCAACTTAAACCATCGCAGTTCATCGTGGTCATCAGAGTGGATGGCGCGTTTATCGGGTCCTCATTCCAAACGTGAATGGTTATTATTGGGCGAACGTGTCTTTTCGCATCCCCGTTATGCTGTTATTGTCATGATTGCTTTGGGTTTATGCGTGTTTGAGCGCTATTGGTTTGTTATGGCACCGCTGGCGATCTTTTTTACAGTGGAGTGGGTGCTTCGCTTTTGGCTGCAAAAGGAAAGTGGCTATCGCAACAAAATGGAGCTGTTTTTTCTCTTTTTTGATGGCTTAGCGACTATCAGTATGTATGCCTCGTTGTTGATGCCAGCAGGTTTGTTGGAGCAGGGCATTTATTTGCGTATCGCAAGGCTATTCCGTGGCATGTATATGTTACGGATGTTGCGTATTTTCCGCTTTTTAACCTTTGATACTTTGGTGTTTTCATTGCCATTTTCTTTGGTGATGGTGGGGCTTGCAGCTCTTGCTTGGGCGGTGTCTAGTATTGGTTTGTATATTGGCATGATTTTGTTGATTGAAACCAGTTATCGCTGGTATTCTTTATACCGCGTTTTATCCGCTGGAAAACGCAGACGGTGGGAAGTCTTTTTTATCGCCCCTGATATGTTTGCTGCTATTGCTTTGATGGGTATTGTACCTGAATTAAGTAGCACTTGGGTTTTGTTACGCCTCGTTCGTTTCCTTATTATGCTCAATCCCTTGGGTAATATTTGGCTTGCCGTGAAAAAAGTAGTGGCTAGACCTGAAATTCGCCGTGAAGGCAGCATGTTGGCAGCCATGTTTATGGCATTCATGATTATAGGTTTTATTGCCATTTGGTATTTTTATCCGCATATTGATATTAATGACGATGGTGATGTGAATGCTGGGGATTATGCGCCGTTTCAGGTGTTGTTATTTGTCTTTCGTTTGATGATAGACCCTGGCGCTGCACCCACGGTGGCATTTACACCTTGGTTAACGGGTTTGACAGTTGTTTTGGTGCTTTCAGGTGTGTTTTTCTTTGCTTTGGTGGTCAGCCTTGGCTCGAATGTGATGAAATATATGTTAGACGAGCTTGCCAATAGCCCACTTTCAGCGCGTGAACACTTATTGTTTATGGGATACAATGAACAGGCTATGCCCATTTTACACAAGCTTGGACAACTGGCGGCAAGGTTGCGTTATTCTTTTCCTTCAGTGTGGATTTTTCATGATAAAGTGGTGGATGGTGCGGCACAAGTGGGTAGTTGGTTAAGTGTGCGCGAGGTGCAAACGGGAAGTCGCGCTTTGATTGAACATTTTAAACTTACAGGTATTACTCAATTTATTGTATTCATGCAGAAACAGCATGAGCCAGATACAGCCAAGGTTGCGGATATTCACCATTTGGCACGTGAGTTGGATACCGATGGGTTGGTGGTTACAGACAGTCGGTTACCCTTAAGTTTATCCCAAGTTTATGAACATTCATTGGCAATGCATGTGGTGGACTCATCTTCGATTCGCGCCCGTATGTTGTATCAAATGCATCATTGCAGCCATATGCCAGAGTTGGGTATTCATATGTTTGATGTGGTGTCGGGGGAAACAGGTTTATACAGCATGTCGTGGCAGTTTGAGATTGTAACCAGCAGTGCGGGTGCTGCAATTAAATTTGAAAATGAACAACTGTTGCTCGAACCTTGGTTAACCAATTGTTTTGGTTTGGGGCTGAATGTGTTGGCAGCACGGCGACATGATGGAATATTTATTTTGTTCAGTGATTTGGTCAAACACAAAAAAGATGAAGCTTTTGAAGGCATCATTGCTTTGGGCAGAGATAGAATTTTATGGTCGGGTATTTTAGAGCAAAGCTTTGATTTAGGGCTTATGCCTCATGAAAATCAATTGCAAACCTTTACTTGGCCAGAAACTTGGGATTTATCCATGATGTTTTTGGGTTGGCACCCTGGTTTGCCAGCCATGATTGAAGAGATGGCAGAGCGACATCATAAGCTAACATGCCATGTTTTTAGTACCCATGATGAAACATTGTTAACAGCACAAATGCGTGCTTTGCGAAGTGTTGAAGAACATGTGAAAGAAAACATATCATGCACCTTAAATGTGTCGGTTCATGCATGGGATGGTTTGGATACCGAAGTATTAAGCAAACAACTTCGCGGTTGTAAAGTTATCATGTTTTACCCTGAAAGTGGGGAAGAGGGTAATGAGGATTCGATGTTGGAGCTTTGGTTGCATGAAGTGGCATCCATGCTCTCTGCACGCAAAGAACAAGTGAAATGGTGGACACCACCCAAACTGATGGTCTTGCCGCGTATGGCAGAAAATATTGAAAGTTTGGTTAATGCTGGTCAGCGCTACCCACTTTTGGATGTGCGGGTTGGCTCGCCTGATGCGTTCCATGATGTGTTTATGGCAAGGCAATTGCTTACACAAGCAAGAAAGATGCAATACCCTGAGGAAGCTGTTGAAGATAAGTATGCTTATGACTTTATGGACAATATGCTTGGTGATGCTGTGTTGGTGGAAGATGTAGAAGCGATACACTTGCTTGAGGGTGGGAAACAACCCAGTTGGGAGTCGGTTTATCGGGAAGCACTGCGCCGTGGTTGGATGCTGATGGCATATTTGAAACATGATAAGGATACAGATGCAAAAAGTTTGTTTCATGCTTTGGATCATGTGTTTCCTTTGCATTCAGGGCATGTGGGTAATATGCAGTTGTTGGCGGGCTCACCTGTGATGGAAATGGATGCGCCCTATCAAACGGCTTCATTTTTATTTTGTCGTCGTGGTGTGTTGAATAATGACGAAAACGAAGCTGAGCAAACATTAACGCTCAACACAGAAGAAACGGTTGTTGCTACCAACACACCAGTTGAAGCCCAAGAGGAAGTAGTAAGAGAAGAAGAAACGTGTGAAGCGGCTCCAAGTGATGAAGTGATTAAAGAAGAAAACCAAGACATACAATCCGTTGCAGTGGTTGATATGGCTGTTGAAGGAGAAGTGATGCGTGAATCAATTTGGCCTAAGCAGGTAGATAAACGTTTGTTGCGGGTATTGGAAAAACAAGTGCAAGGCTCAGTGGAGCTATTGGCAACAAGCAGTGAAGAGGGTTTGGTAAAACTCATGGATATTTTGGAAATGGGTGTAGCTCCTGAAGTGGAAGCCAAGCTGATGGAAGCACTGACCGATTTACAAAATATCGATCGGGTAAACCAACGTCTGAACAATGTGAAATCATGTTTGAGTGAATGGGCAGATGCACAGCCTGAAGCTACAGAAAAAGCAGCTTGGGAAGAAGAAGTTGCCAAACGTTATGTGATGGAAGAAGAGCGAATTGTATTGAGAGGTGAGTTATGA
- the erpA gene encoding iron-sulfur cluster insertion protein ErpA, whose protein sequence is MSVSMTESAAMKVKSLMDSEENKDLKLRIFVSGGGCSGFEYGFTFDDDVKDTDTVVESFGVPLLVDQMSMDMLKGSEVDYQTSLQGESFVIKNPNAGSTCGCGKSFTPADTGAGCGHAAAEY, encoded by the coding sequence ATGTCTGTTTCAATGACCGAAAGTGCTGCTATGAAAGTGAAATCCTTAATGGATAGCGAAGAAAACAAAGACCTTAAACTTCGTATTTTTGTATCGGGTGGCGGTTGCTCAGGCTTTGAATATGGTTTCACTTTTGACGATGATGTAAAAGATACCGACACTGTTGTTGAAAGTTTTGGTGTGCCCCTCTTGGTAGACCAAATGAGCATGGATATGCTTAAAGGCTCTGAAGTGGATTATCAAACTTCCTTACAAGGCGAATCTTTTGTGATTAAAAATCCCAATGCAGGTTCAACTTGTGGTTGTGGTAAGTCATTCACCCCTGCTGATACAGGTGCTGGCTGTGGTCATGCCGCTGCGGAGTATTAA
- a CDS encoding methyl-accepting chemotaxis protein, producing MVNIKTWFAELTIVGRLRLIGTVAVIGMLVAGAVHNSSSNQVREVTVRVTDAMHLQGVLGRLLGNVFVEFESAARYLKYKDKQGKEAWLAYSADNDKDIQTLVHGLPTTALNQETVNLQQAMQKFDSIFEQAAVEREKLGLNKNDGLTGQLRKAVHNVEANLKKYNKNNLMVSMLMLRRHEKDFMLRQQPKYVDKFHKEVQRFKTLLRQSNLSMQVKHNIERDMGEYEKSFESYAEKLLSLIQVETELEKIYQTELSAEIKLLDQGFQSYLDKLYEEQAARQTSQKYQFWGILTIAIVLITLLIVRIGKTITTPLNKVAEAMDVLERGEIREVSYPMKGAISELLDSLRKFQKQSVESNMLKQVVESSPQAMMLADKDSLVISYMNPAALALFQGIEGALPCAASELVGKNIDIFHEKPSHQRQVLKNEQSFPMSASFEIADRTIEFSAHTIKNIDGDWVSILVSWNDVTHAVQLAKDFETNIGATVDELIAAATQMQSSSETLSAMAEQSLGQATSVSAGAEEANHNVANVASATEELSSSISEITQQVQGAVDMSSQAVSEAETTNKTVAKLSVASQEIGEVVGVITDIAEQTNLLALNASIEAARAGDAGRGFAVVAGEVKELANQTAKATEQISLQITAIQQESQGAATAIEKIGQTIQKMNTINEAIAMAASEQSRATQDIAQSVHHASDATVRVTTAISDVRQAAEDTGRSASEVKSVSSLIRQKGESLSARVTDFLASLRNR from the coding sequence ATGGTTAATATCAAAACATGGTTTGCAGAACTTACAATTGTCGGACGTTTACGTTTGATTGGTACAGTTGCTGTTATTGGTATGTTGGTGGCGGGTGCAGTTCACAATAGTTCAAGTAATCAAGTGCGTGAGGTCACGGTTAGAGTAACCGATGCCATGCATCTACAAGGTGTACTAGGTAGGTTGTTGGGAAATGTTTTTGTTGAATTTGAATCAGCTGCTCGGTATTTAAAATATAAAGATAAACAAGGGAAAGAAGCATGGCTAGCGTATTCAGCAGATAATGATAAGGATATTCAAACATTGGTTCATGGTCTTCCGACCACTGCGTTAAATCAAGAGACGGTCAATTTACAGCAAGCTATGCAGAAGTTTGATAGTATTTTTGAGCAAGCTGCGGTTGAGCGTGAAAAATTAGGTTTGAATAAAAATGATGGGCTTACCGGTCAGTTGCGGAAAGCTGTACATAATGTTGAGGCAAACCTGAAAAAATACAACAAAAATAATCTTATGGTTTCTATGCTCATGTTAAGACGGCATGAAAAAGACTTTATGCTGCGCCAGCAACCCAAATATGTGGACAAGTTTCACAAAGAAGTACAAAGATTTAAGACCCTGCTACGACAATCAAACTTAAGCATGCAAGTGAAACATAATATAGAAAGAGATATGGGGGAATACGAAAAGTCATTTGAAAGTTATGCTGAAAAACTTTTAAGTTTGATTCAAGTTGAAACAGAACTGGAGAAAATTTACCAAACTGAGCTTAGTGCGGAAATAAAGTTATTAGACCAAGGGTTCCAATCTTATCTTGATAAATTATATGAAGAGCAGGCTGCTCGACAAACATCTCAAAAGTATCAGTTTTGGGGAATCTTAACCATTGCTATTGTATTGATTACTCTTTTAATTGTTAGGATTGGTAAAACCATTACAACACCGTTAAATAAGGTTGCAGAAGCTATGGATGTATTGGAGCGGGGAGAAATTCGCGAGGTATCATATCCAATGAAGGGAGCAATAAGTGAGCTGTTAGATTCACTGAGAAAGTTCCAAAAACAATCTGTGGAAAGCAATATGTTAAAGCAAGTTGTGGAGTCTTCACCACAAGCCATGATGCTTGCGGATAAGGATTCATTGGTGATTAGTTATATGAACCCAGCGGCGCTTGCATTGTTTCAGGGTATTGAAGGTGCATTGCCATGTGCTGCTTCAGAATTGGTAGGTAAAAACATCGATATCTTTCATGAAAAACCATCACATCAGCGTCAAGTTCTCAAAAATGAACAGTCATTTCCGATGTCTGCATCGTTTGAAATTGCTGATCGAACCATTGAATTTAGTGCACATACGATTAAGAATATTGATGGTGACTGGGTATCTATTTTGGTATCTTGGAATGATGTAACCCATGCTGTGCAACTGGCCAAAGATTTTGAGACTAATATTGGGGCAACAGTGGATGAATTAATCGCTGCAGCAACACAAATGCAATCATCATCCGAAACGCTTTCAGCGATGGCTGAGCAATCTTTAGGGCAAGCAACCAGTGTGTCTGCTGGTGCTGAAGAGGCGAATCATAATGTTGCCAATGTGGCATCAGCAACAGAGGAGCTTTCCTCTTCGATTTCTGAAATCACACAGCAGGTACAAGGTGCTGTGGATATGTCGTCACAAGCTGTGTCTGAAGCAGAAACGACCAATAAAACCGTCGCTAAACTATCTGTAGCATCGCAAGAAATTGGTGAAGTTGTGGGTGTAATTACAGATATTGCAGAACAAACCAATTTACTTGCACTTAATGCAAGCATTGAAGCTGCTAGAGCAGGTGATGCAGGGCGTGGTTTTGCTGTAGTGGCAGGAGAAGTGAAAGAACTTGCAAATCAAACTGCCAAAGCAACTGAACAGATTTCCTTGCAAATAACAGCGATTCAACAGGAAAGCCAAGGGGCGGCAACGGCAATTGAAAAGATTGGTCAAACCATTCAAAAAATGAATACTATCAATGAAGCTATCGCTATGGCAGCCAGTGAGCAGAGCAGAGCAACACAAGATATTGCACAGAGTGTTCACCATGCATCCGATGCAACAGTGCGGGTGACGACTGCCATTTCGGATGTGCGACAAGCAGCTGAAGATACGGGTAGATCAGCCAGTGAAGTAAAAAGTGTATCGTCATTAATTCGACAAAAAGGAGAGTCTTTATCGGCTCGTGTGACTGATTTTTTAGCCAGCTTGCGCAACCGTTAG
- a CDS encoding BaiN/RdsA family NAD(P)/FAD-dependent oxidoreductase, whose product MNEANVVVIGAGAAGLMCAITAASRGKSVLVLDKSTKAAEKVRISGGGKCNFTNLDVTAENYISNNKHFCKSALAGFNQWDFIDWVVQAGIDYHEREHGQLFCDKSANEIIKMLLDKCDGYGVQLELDVKVKSIEKKDDFKLETNIGELACESLVIATGALSIPKMGATGFGFKVAKQFGLNTIQTRPGLVPFTFTGKNKDDFKALAGIALPVVVSLVERKAPSFKEAMLFTHRGLSGPVILQISSYWLPGDSISINLIPDLDLKAFMDKKKKEHPQALLATVLSHAFPKRLVSLLVDEFPMQQKVASLSDKDVQHLEDFLQAWVIKPSSTEGYRTAEVTVGGVDTADLDSKTMQAKKVEGLYFIGEVVDVTGHLGGFNFQWAWSSGFAAGSAVA is encoded by the coding sequence ATGAATGAAGCGAATGTAGTGGTGATTGGTGCAGGTGCGGCGGGTTTGATGTGTGCGATTACAGCGGCATCTCGCGGAAAATCTGTGTTGGTGTTGGATAAATCGACTAAGGCTGCGGAGAAAGTTCGTATTTCAGGTGGTGGTAAGTGCAACTTCACCAACTTGGATGTCACTGCTGAAAACTATATCTCCAACAACAAACATTTTTGCAAATCAGCATTGGCAGGGTTTAATCAGTGGGATTTTATTGATTGGGTGGTGCAAGCAGGTATTGATTATCATGAGCGTGAGCATGGGCAGTTATTTTGTGATAAATCAGCGAATGAAATTATTAAAATGCTTTTGGACAAGTGCGATGGTTATGGTGTGCAGCTTGAGTTGGATGTTAAGGTGAAATCCATTGAAAAAAAAGATGATTTTAAACTAGAAACCAATATAGGTGAACTGGCATGTGAATCTTTGGTAATCGCAACGGGTGCATTATCGATTCCTAAAATGGGCGCTACAGGTTTTGGCTTTAAAGTTGCCAAACAGTTTGGTTTGAACACGATTCAAACGCGACCAGGTTTGGTTCCCTTTACCTTTACAGGTAAAAATAAAGATGATTTTAAGGCACTTGCTGGCATTGCATTACCCGTGGTGGTCTCACTTGTTGAGCGCAAAGCACCAAGTTTCAAAGAAGCGATGTTGTTTACACATAGAGGTCTTTCAGGACCTGTGATATTGCAAATTTCTTCCTATTGGTTGCCCGGTGATAGTATCAGTATCAATTTAATTCCTGATTTGGATTTGAAAGCTTTTATGGATAAAAAAAAGAAAGAACATCCCCAAGCCTTATTGGCGACAGTATTAAGTCATGCCTTCCCCAAGCGTTTGGTTTCACTATTAGTGGATGAATTCCCTATGCAACAAAAAGTAGCATCATTATCCGATAAAGATGTTCAGCACTTAGAAGATTTTTTGCAAGCTTGGGTGATTAAACCCAGCAGCACGGAAGGTTATCGCACAGCTGAGGTGACAGTGGGTGGTGTGGACACTGCTGACTTGGATTCTAAAACCATGCAAGCTAAGAAAGTAGAAGGTTTATACTTTATTGGTGAAGTTGTGGATGTGACAGGCCATCTTGGTGGGTTCAACTTTCAATGGGCTTGGTCAAGTGGCTTTGCTGCAGGAAGTGCAGTTGCATAG
- a CDS encoding ABC transporter ATP-binding protein, translated as MSIALAVKQLTKTYSNGKKALEGVDLTVPEGSFFALLGPNGAGKSTLINILADTVKPSAGEVSFLGHDLFTERKWCKQRLGVVPQEIAFDPFFNPRDILKIMSGMFGVKPDLKWIDELLEHLELAEHAQKNARMLSGGMRRRLLVAQALVHKPKVVILDEPTAGVDVELRKRLWGFMRELNNNGTTILLTTHYLEEAEELCDHVAIINQGKLLTSQSMKGLLDNVGSSSLVLEYADTKVISDDIKNKLADFCPRTQGNKVILSLKKCEGHTNFNDAYQAALACWGEAVSVNIQDEDLEDVFLRITHNGATA; from the coding sequence ATGAGCATTGCCCTAGCGGTTAAACAACTCACCAAAACATATTCCAACGGTAAAAAAGCCCTAGAAGGCGTAGATTTAACTGTACCTGAAGGTTCGTTTTTTGCTTTGCTCGGCCCTAATGGTGCGGGTAAATCCACCCTGATTAATATTTTGGCAGATACTGTCAAACCAAGTGCTGGTGAAGTCAGTTTTTTAGGGCATGATTTATTTACAGAGCGTAAATGGTGCAAACAGCGTTTAGGCGTTGTCCCCCAAGAGATTGCTTTTGACCCCTTCTTTAATCCGCGTGATATTCTCAAAATTATGTCAGGCATGTTTGGTGTTAAACCCGATTTAAAATGGATAGATGAACTCTTAGAACACTTGGAGCTTGCAGAACACGCACAAAAAAATGCCCGTATGTTATCAGGCGGCATGCGAAGACGTTTACTGGTAGCACAAGCCTTGGTACACAAACCCAAAGTGGTCATTTTAGATGAACCAACGGCTGGTGTAGATGTAGAGCTTAGAAAACGTTTATGGGGATTCATGCGTGAACTCAACAACAATGGCACAACCATACTATTAACCACTCACTACCTCGAAGAAGCTGAAGAATTGTGCGACCATGTTGCCATTATCAACCAAGGTAAACTACTCACCTCGCAGTCTATGAAAGGTTTATTGGATAATGTTGGCAGTTCATCCTTGGTATTGGAATACGCTGATACCAAGGTCATCAGTGATGACATCAAAAATAAACTTGCTGATTTTTGCCCGAGAACCCAAGGAAATAAAGTTATTTTAAGCCTTAAAAAATGCGAAGGACATACCAATTTTAATGATGCCTACCAAGCAGCTTTGGCTTGTTGGGGTGAAGCAGTATCAGTAAATATCCAAGATGAAGACTTGGAAGACGTATTTTTACGTATCACCCACAATGGAGCAACCGCATGA
- a CDS encoding response regulator transcription factor → MYQDLLDIFSSREFEVFAVLAEGVSVKDISSLLNLRPKTVWVHRMHIMKKLGVYNLSAITCLTVRHEVIVV, encoded by the coding sequence ATATATCAAGATCTGCTTGATATTTTCAGTTCGCGTGAGTTCGAAGTGTTTGCTGTTTTGGCAGAAGGGGTGTCAGTAAAGGATATTTCGTCCTTGCTTAACTTGAGGCCTAAAACTGTTTGGGTACATCGTATGCATATTATGAAAAAATTAGGTGTGTATAATTTATCAGCTATTACATGTTTAACGGTTCGCCATGAGGTGATTGTAGTTTAA
- a CDS encoding ABC transporter permease: MNWYGCWTLYSRETRRFLNVKMQTVVAPALTAVMYLIVFRYAMGERSVPDLDVPYFNFLIPGLVMMAMMQNAFANTSSSIMVGKLMNMQIFLMMAPLTAFEVTLAFLAAAVTRAFIVAVVLLLVLVPFTNMHIEHLWMIMFYGVCGSIIMGGMGMIGGMWSKTFDDMALLNNFIIMPLTFLSGVFYSVKQLPETWQTANHFNPFFYLIDGFRHGFLNVGDTDPSQAVLIVSLATATTMFACWALWRSGWKLKD, encoded by the coding sequence ATGAATTGGTATGGTTGCTGGACCTTATATTCTCGTGAAACGCGCCGCTTTTTAAATGTCAAAATGCAAACCGTTGTTGCGCCAGCGTTAACGGCAGTGATGTATTTGATTGTGTTTCGTTATGCCATGGGTGAACGATCCGTACCCGATTTGGATGTGCCATATTTTAACTTCTTAATCCCAGGTTTGGTGATGATGGCAATGATGCAAAATGCATTTGCCAACACATCCAGCTCCATCATGGTCGGCAAGTTGATGAATATGCAAATTTTCTTGATGATGGCACCACTGACTGCTTTTGAAGTCACCCTTGCCTTCTTGGCTGCCGCTGTCACCCGCGCATTTATTGTTGCCGTGGTTTTATTGTTGGTGCTTGTACCATTCACCAACATGCATATCGAACATCTTTGGATGATTATGTTTTACGGTGTGTGTGGCAGTATTATTATGGGTGGTATGGGCATGATTGGTGGTATGTGGTCGAAAACATTCGATGATATGGCGCTCTTAAACAACTTCATCATTATGCCGCTCACTTTTTTATCGGGTGTGTTTTATTCCGTCAAACAACTCCCTGAAACATGGCAAACTGCCAACCATTTCAACCCATTTTTTTATCTGATTGACGGCTTCCGCCACGGTTTCTTAAACGTAGGCGACACAGACCCTAGCCAAGCTGTGCTTATCGTATCCCTAGCTACCGCAACAACAATGTTCGCCTGTTGGGCACTATGGCGCAGCGGTTGGAAGTTAAAAGACTAA